In a single window of the Diabrotica undecimpunctata isolate CICGRU chromosome 11, icDiaUnde3, whole genome shotgun sequence genome:
- the LOC140452793 gene encoding uncharacterized protein codes for MYCPLDNLISKTCWSSLVNSINKLLLIMGDLNCNHRAWGSSKDSVNGRNILQTAEDLKLIFLNDGSPTRLVRPGGSKSVVDLSLASIDVAPKISGWTTIPDTGSSDHFPILCYVGIPTQDSNQVSKIRNFKKADWLSFHEKLDCIFSSFPIEDYENFIEYISSVADTSIPWTSSHNNKYHIAWWDDSCAHIIQKRVLAINTFKNSPSVENYIEAKKFIAKARKFLKLKRKISFRSFCSKLNRNTPLKDIWNKINKVSGSKLSLLSQLPPEEIAQEILTFLSPISGDFKLLFSPLQYSENPISFDKYHNTLLSKTDSATGPDQVSYSMLSNLPHSGSLLLIQFFNECIRKGQVPLSWKQTVILPIVKHGKDKTDPLNYRPIALSF; via the coding sequence atgtattgTCCTTTGGACAATCTTATTTCCAAAACATGCTGGTCTTCTTTGGTCAACTCGATCAACAAACTTCTACTCATCATGGGTGATCTAAATTGTAATCATAGAGCATGGGGAAGCTCAAAAGATAGTGTTAATGGCAGAAATATTTTGCAAACTGCAGAAGATCTTAAGTTAATTTTTCTAAATGATGGTTCTCCAACAAGATTGGTTCGTCCTGGTGGCAGCAAATCAGTAGTTGACTTATCATTGGCTTCGATAGATGTGGCACCTAAAATTAGTGGATGGACCACCATTCCAGATACAGGATCTAGTGATCATTTTCCCATTCTATGCTATGTCGGTATCCCAACACAGGATTCTAATCAGGTTTCTAAAATAAGAAATTTCAAAAAGGCTGATTGGCTTTCTTTCCATGAAAAACTAGACTGTATTTTCTCATCGTTTCCAATTGAGGACTATGAAAATTTTATCGAATATATATCATCAGTGGCAGACACATCAATTCCTTGGACCTCCTCTCATAATAACAAATATCACATTGCATGGTGGGATGATTCATGTGCTCATATAATACAAAAGAGAGTTTTagctattaatacatttaaaaattctcCTAGTGTTGAAAACTATATAGAGGCTAAAAAATTCATAGCGAAAGCTagaaaatttctaaaattaaagcgAAAAATAAGCTTCAGATCCTTTTGTAGCAAACTAAATAGAAATACTCCCCTTAAAgatatttggaataaaattaacAAGGTTTCTGGTAGTAAATTGTCTCTTTTATCTCAATTGCCACCTGAGGAGATAGCtcaagaaattttaacatttctctcACCTATTTCTGGAGACTTTAAATTACTTTTCAGTCCTCTGCAGTATTCTGAGAATCCCATATCATTTGATAAATATCACAATACTCTTCTATCTAAAACTGATTCTGCTACGGGTCCTGATCAGGTTTCATACTCTATGTTAAGTAATTTACCGCACTCTGGATCATTACTCTTAATTCAATTCTTTAATGAATGTATCCGGAAGGGACAGGTTCCTCTCTCGTGGAAACAAACGGTCATATTACCCATTGTTAAGCATGGAAAGGATAAAACTGACCCACTTAATTATAGGCCAATAGCTCTATCATTCTAG